The Oncorhynchus gorbuscha isolate QuinsamMale2020 ecotype Even-year linkage group LG06, OgorEven_v1.0, whole genome shotgun sequence sequence ATTGATCTGATCTGTCCAAGCAATCTTGGCAACCTTAACTTAGCATTCAGTCCTTATGAAGTGAAATATATAATTTAAATGATTTTTTATTCTTGGCTTTAAAAGTAACTTCAGTCTAAACATTActctcagttccaggttggatggcgTTTTCAGGTTTCTTGTGCTTCATTTGCTGGTCATTGGTTTGCTAGAGCATTTGCTGTATATACCTTGGAAATAAGAATATTTGGTAATAGGAATCCTTCCAGGTAATTTTGTCCAAAATTAGGTTGTAAGTTTGGATTTTTAATTTGGattgaaggttatgttgtggaggatagaatcctgtatatgtccttgcAGAAAAATCTCAAGTTTATCCAACTCTAAATCTTTTAATTTGCAAAAACATGCTGAAAAATGCAGGAGCCCATCTGCTCATGGTCTCACTCACTCTCCAAAATTATTGCTCTGTGAATGtccacattatatatatatataaacatttatGTAGAAATATATAAAACAGTCACGCTGGACAAGTGCCCATGCTAAATTACTAAGATGTTATCTAAAATCACCACACTTACTCATTTCATGCCTCTTCTATAATATTGCAATTAGGACTTTGGTTGGGAACAACACTCAACAGTATATCATGTCTGGATATATAATTGAAGGTTAGGTAAAAAAAAATGGTATTTTTTTCCACTCCATGCATCAACTGGCTAAATAAACAGAACTTGAAACGTCCAAACTATAGCCACTCCAGCAGATAAAGGAGATTGATACAAAAAGATTTTATTTTCACAATATCAAAAGTCAACAGTGAACCCTACAGAGATTTGTGGATCAATAGGCATCAACAAGGTacagaaagaaaaaaaatgtgtGTAGTGATCCCATTTAACCAGTTACTTTATTTTTGTTTGAGTGTGGGTGCTGTTTAGGCTGAGTAGCATCGAGAACAATGTTTTTGAAAACTGAGTTCGAGAAAACAAGCAAACAGGACACTGAAATTGCAAACTGAAGAAAAATAATTTTTGCAATTCATCCTTTAAAACAACAGTTATACAAAAATCAAAGAAAAGAAAAATGTGTAAGAAATTATGCATATGGAAAATTCAACCCAGAAATGGGTTAATTTCCTATATCTGCAGATTAAAATATTCTTTCATCTCCTTTCAAGTATCCCTCCATCCGTAGGACAATGTTCACATTTTCAAATGTAAAAATACTACAAGATTAGGGGGAAGGGCAAATACCAAATAACTCAATGGCGGTGAGAGGGGATAAGAGAAGTTAATAGGGGGGGAGGAAGAAAAAGAACTATGGCCATTGTAAAGAGCTGAAATGGGCACAGATTCATTCAGACCCAAAGCAGTCACAACTAGATACTTCATGATCTTCCAACCAAGGCCAGGACAGTATCAGCAGTATGGTAATAGCGCCACCTCATCCTCTGATAGGGTAGGTGGAGTTTCTGCCATATTGCTCACACTGACACAGCTCTTTCATCTCTACAGTGGCGAATCAAGAAGTGTCTAGGgcaggggtaggcaaccctggtcctggtgTGCGGAAGGAATAAATAAGCTTAGTAGCTCAATGTGGTGCCTTGAGACAATTGTACAGTACCTGcagcactccaggaacagggttgtataCCCCTGGTCTAGGGGTCAGTTTGAAACAGAACCAAAGAGGTTCAAGACACAAGAAACCATCCTAACATAAAGGGTGCATTCCTCTGCCCAGGCATTGCTAAcgcatgccagatcttacaaccCCTGGATAGACATTTTaagtatcagctaaccacatcaagTTATAGCAATATAGCAGTCGACGACAGTCAATGATgtggcacgcaaccattggttgatgcatgcaacgtctgagcaggggaacacAGCCAAAGGCTCCGTATTCCCTCCAGGGTGAGAGGTCACAGGAAGTAGTCTGCCACTGGCTTTTTGGAGGGAATACCCCTGGTTTCCTGCGGGGCGGCTTCAAATATGATGAACTCCCTCTGCAGGTGCTCATCCAGCTCCAAGATGGCTGCCACATTACCACATCTGTGttataggggagggagagagggagcagaagagttAGACGGTTGCTATGGCGACCTAAACACTGCTATAAGCTAACAACATGCATACACAGCAGAGTTTGGCCATAACTCAGCAGTCCAAATGCAGAATAGATAGCAACAAACGAAACTACAAGCAAGCAGGAAAAAGATGGACGGGACACAGACCTGTAGCAGTAGTTGGGTGCGGACCACACAGTTAGCACGGTCTCATTGAAGTGCCACTTGTAGCCCTCCATGACCAGCTGGTGGGCCCTGCAGATCATGTGGATGTCATTGGCCGCGTTGAACTGGGCCACCACGTCACTGCCAAACAGGTAGCCCGCCCCCCTCGGGCTCACCCCCCACCCTGTGGTGTCTGTGAGAGACAAACTTGAATTGTCTCATTCCTTTTCATTGGGGGATAAATGCTCAAATGTGTGAGACAGACTTGGTGGAATCTTCACCATCCTGCTTATAGCTACACATTTTGGGGTGGAAGGGTTATTTACCAGTATCTTACCTTCTGGGTCAGACCACAGCAGGTCACACATGGGGCCATCGTGAGGCACTTCCTGCTTCCTGTCGATAGTTCTGATCTGGTCCAGAGTTTGAATAGAGGGAGAAAGGCCACCATGCACACAGAATATCTACacaatgagagaaagagaaaaaaaaactaCATTGGACAAAAATATTAAcacgtttcatgagctgaaatataagATCCCTGACATttttcatacgcacaaaaaacgtatttctctcaaatgtagtACACACattgtttacatcccttttagtgagcatttctcctttgccaagataatccatccacctgacaggtgtggcatatcaagaagctgattaaacatcatgaccattacacagatgcaccttgtgctggggacaattaaaggccactataatgtgcagttttgttacacacCACAATCCCACAGAAGTCTCAAGTTATgtgagcgtgcaattggcatgctgactgcaggaacatccaccagagctgttgccagagaaatgaatgttaatttctctaccataagccaccccCAACAtctagagaatttggcagtaggtccaaccagcctcacaaccgcagaccactttTAAGGCGTTGTGTGGTgcgcagtttgctgatgtcaacgttttgagtgccccatggtggcagtaaggttatggtatgggcaggcataagctatggataacaaacacaatagcattttgtatcaatggcaatttgaacgcACAGATAtgccgtgatgagatcctgaggcccattgtcgtgccattgaTCGgcagccatcacctcatgtttcagcatgataatccacagctccatgtcgcaaggatctgtacacaattcctggaagctgaaaatatcctagttcttccatgacctgcatacacagacatgtcacccattaagtatgtttgggatgctctggattgacgtgtacaacagcatgttctagttcctgccaatatccagcaactctgcatagccattgaagagtgggacaacatttcacaggccacaatcaacagcctgatcaactctatgcgaaggagatgtttTTCGCTGAATGAGGCAAATGGCGGTTACAGCAGAcgctgactggttctgatccacagcCCCAACTTATTTTTTAAAGGTATCAGTGACCAACAGATACGTATCTGTattaccagtcatgtgaaatccatagattatggcctaatgaatttatttcaattgactgattttcttatatgaactggaaCTCAGTAAAACCTTTCAAAtcattgcatgttgtgtttatatttttgttcagtatagttaaggCCTTACACAATCAAACTCAAGAAACAGGTTTCTTTAAAAACATTCTTCTCAATAAAGCAACAAAACATGTTTGAACCGATGGGTGCAATTGCGATCCAGAGTTACTTGCATTAATTACCAGAGGAAAACCTGAGCTAGCTGGAAAGATATAAAGAGGGGAGATTGTCACGAGTCATGCTGTTTCAGTGAGACCTAGCTATTTAGCGAGACTAGACATCTAACCATAAcaatctagcctggtcccagatctatttgtGCTGTATTATCAACTCCTATGTTCATTGTCACGTCCCTCCTTGGTATGACGATAGGAGTTGGTAAGAAGGCACAAATAACAatcagagagaagcagagaaatgTGACTGAAAGCGCACCTTGCCGTCAATGATGGCAGAGAGGGACAGGTAATCAAAGATCTCGGTGCAATATCTCCACACGGTGACCGAGCCGTACTTGCGGAGGCACTCGTCATAGAAGCCGTAGACCTGTGTGATCTGCCGTGACTCGTGGTTCCCTCGGATCAGAGTGATCCTGTCTGGATACCGCACCTATGGGGGGAGGAAGGGGTAAGTTACTTGTTAGAATGGGTCCTTCATCGGGACCCTACCTACCAAAAAGCAAATGAGAGGGGTAGTAGGTCTGACTTTGCACAGTACAATGAGAAAGTAGAAAAAACGTTCAATCATTGCATTTCCTGAATTTACATAAGTTTAAATTGAACTAACTCCAACCCTGCATAGCATTAGAAACACTACAACAGAGCGAGTGAAAGAGGGTCTGAAGAATGAAAACATCTAGCCTCAGAATAATTGAATAGCTCCGATTTGGCTTCTCTCGAGTACCTTGAGTGCTAGGAGCAGCAGGAACGTCTCCACGCTGTAGAAGCCTCGGTCCACAAAGTCACCCATGAAGAGATAGTTTGTCTCCGGAACATCGCCCCCTACCTTGCACACACGCAATTGAAGTGTTAAATAATGACACGTCAAAAATGGCACAGCAGGATATGATATGCATGTAAATGACATGGAGTTTATGGCATAATGAAGCAAAATTGTGCATATGTTGAGTTTGGAACTGTACagacaaagaggcactgagaaaTCATACAGATGAAATGCAGGaaatacagacaggagactgAACTTACTCTAAACAACTCCTTTAGGTCATAAAACTGTCCATGAATATCCCCACACACCTGTGATAGAAAATAAGAATTGTAGGGAATTAAAAGGGCAACAATTCAGGAAGTAAGCTGAGCAAACATGTATTCAACCCACTAATACTAAACATGTGCTTCTAAAAATAGAAAAATcaatattttttgtattttgaCCTTGAACAACATTTATTAGGAGGTATGGGTAGCAGCATCCTGAATTGCCATTGTAACAACTGATGCCAATGTGTCTTTGGTAGGAGTGAGCAAATTGTGAGTTTTGGCATTGAGACAAAGTGAATGCGGCCAATGGGAGGTGCCGTGCCTCTACTGGACCTAAAAGGTTTCTCACCTTTGACAGCTCTGTCATTGAGATCAGGACAACAATATTAAGGTATGAAACTGTATACAATTCGCTTTAATGTTGATAATTATATGTACATTTTAGAGTATTTTTTCCAATTGATGAGTCAGTGAAATGAAATGTTGACAAGCCGAGTAGACAATCAGCCAAAATGAGGCAAAGTATCTAACTAGCCAGCCTACTTGATTTAGCTCGTCTTGTCTTTTTTATGTAAATGGTTTCATTGAAAACTACAAGCTAAAACACTCCTAACGACAATTTGAAGAGCATGTCATTAGGTATTCGCGAGACCTAGCTAACACAAACTGGAAAATTATTAAGTTAGATATGAAGAAGTGTTGCATGGTATACCAGTACCACCGTAATGTCACGCTACCAAAACGTCATGATACTTATGATACCAACATTTTAGAATACCATAGTACCGTTTCATATGATACTATGACATTTTTCAGCCCTACTGATCTGAAAGTACCCGCTGGCACCtgttataatttaaaaaaataattctgcaaaaaaaaaatgtaagcaACAGCAACTAGTCTCTTGTTAGCACCGGTCCAATAATGTCCCCTTCACTTTCATGCGCATTTCCGCCAGTCGCATCCCATTCCAGCTATCAATCACCAGCTTCTCTCCATCCGCTCTTCCTGCGCATCTATTCCTcagtttttaaaatataatttagcCGTGATGGGGGGGGGTGCAAACACTGATCAGTCTTCTGTTACATTTGTTACATTTGTACATTTGATACATTGGAGCAGCGTGCAGAACGAGCAAAATTGATAGGTCTACATTCTATATAATTTCATCCCTGGTATATCCAAGAGCACAGGCCAGTCTGATAGGCTTTGCAAGTTCGGTGTCACACAGCAGTGCCAGAAGAAAAACATCTCTGAGACAGTAATGCTTGCAGCTTTACAGCAAAGAAAATGACTTGCCTCCAGCTCAAAGGGTTCAAAAAAATATGACTCACATTACTGGAGCAACCTTTTATTCTTCCTGCACAATTTCGCACGCATTTGATATAATTTCACAAAACATGTCGCTGGCTGGGCTGTTTTAAACTAATCCCGGGCCATTGTTCAGTCAAGTTACCTAGgtagctaacaacctggtaacttgGCAGGTCTAGGCATATTTGATTGGCATAGGAAGAAAGGAAAAGGGTCTACTACTCATGAGATGTGCTTCAAAAGGTAGGATTCATATAGGCTTAATGTAAGACTAAACTAACAAAAATCTCTCTTTCTGGTGCTCCTTacattctgtttggtgcctaacgTTTTTAAAGTTGGGAGCAatgagtgtgtgtttatgggggagacagagtgtgtgagggagacagagtaTGTGTGAGTCTTAACTGAAGAGTAAAAGTTTAATTAAGTGTTTTCCCCTTCCTGCCACAATGACATGCAGACCATTATTTATGCATGTATATTCCATCATCCCATTCCTCCAGCCAAATCAAAGGCAGGCCTTTGCAAATATGAGCAAATTAGTCATTCTATGCAGTATTCTATGCAGTGAACAGTGTGAAGTTAAATTAAATATGTTGTATTGCATAGAAGTGTAAATATCAGTGACAGATTTTTTTGTATAGCGCATAGCGTTTAGAAAACGGGAAAAAGTGTGGGGAATGGGGTGAACAAGATGCTAAGCCACTTGGCCTTGCTTGGCCTGGTATCGTTATGTTGGCATCGTGACAACACTAGCAAGCGAGGCAGGGATGTGTTTTTTAAAAATTGACATATCATTTTAAAGGGCTGCTTCTCAGCTTCCAAGATATGTATCATGTTTTCATAAATGGTTTGACACCAGCAAAGTATGGCTCATTAATATACGCAGGGGTCATGATTAGGAGTGTGGCGTCGCGAAATAACCGTCGGTCTCAAggtaattgactgttaattaacaaacacaattagcatctcctggctcccacaaatagcctacaagccatttttaaaagtctaataaatccatgcaatatagcctacaccttcacaataaatccatgatttattttatacaggtctaaagaagcacaATGAAGAAAATTGTCAATTTCAGAAGAATAGCATATTCtgtgttgtccttatgttaggtcctgatgtggcTATGTCAAATGGATGTGGGCAACAATAGTTAATTTGCTTATAATTACGTGGCATtaatttatattattttatagtatgaggaatacaattgaacaatgctgaataaaataaatattttctccaaacgatttgagggagtgtgcacatgcggctattctgtgttgagcggctAACAAAGAAATAgttactcctatatgcttaatttagatttattaatgtaactttagttgttctacaaactttgggctatatgttttgatgtttaatacattgtaaggctgcatgatgagacgctaatgatgatttgaaaaaaagtcACTTGAAAAGACATGCGGTCTACTTTGTTTTTTTgagcaggctgtacacactccaATAGTATGTCactcacaatttgacaagcactagAAAATAAATCCATGGGTTTTGAGGCCCGGAGTGCTGCATTTTGCCCTTCTCCCTAAGGAGCGCAATCCGAAGtgtctctcactcacatggctctccttcacgtgatcgggtctttctcacctGCTACAAGTAAAGACGGACAAATCGTTGACGCAACTGTGTGCGTCCTTATCCCATTCCGAcatgcatattgaagatattggatgaACTGCGCACATTTACTctttgtcagccaacaagatgagtaggcctaacaaacagcaaagacactagcctgtcaatctactatcccccatagtacaaaagtcaacgtattctattctgtgcgagaaataaatattccacacagtctgggacagttgtgggatggactagatcccaaattaatacaaccaactagcattaaaaaaatgtatgtaatgtgACGCAACAGATCATAACGTTTAGCTTAcactatttcttcacattataagctcaGAAATTAGCACATAAGCGCAATTGTTCCATTAGCGGAAAACACCATTAtgaaaagtgaccgcaaatgcatgtatgcatgtaatGGTGAAAATGATTtcccccaaacttgaaactcactcgCAGCTTatatatgccagttaggctctacaccccttatAAAGCAGTTGCAAAAAAAAgtaattgtttcttatgctgggcatcattcacaggtgatgggctaatattgtcacccatcaaactattcttgatttaatattgtctttacatatactaaataatatatgcgTGACAATTTCTTTGATTTAAAATGGACCACTATCATGCACtgggaaaaaatacatgtcattcatctatgcacttaaatggAGGACGTTTTTCCCCGTGGTTTATTTCATGCCATGCAGGCTGTAttcctgttgtaaatataagcaattTGCTTAACCCTCCTGTTATGTTGCAGGTCAATTTGACCCATTTCCACTCTTGAGTTGTCTAAAATACTAGGTAACCTCCCTTTTTCTCCATGGAATTAAAGGACTAAGGTCTAAAAAAAAAATGGTAATATAGAATGGTCACTGTCCCCACAACGAAGTCAAGGTAGGACTGTCAGCTTCCAAT is a genomic window containing:
- the LOC124037942 gene encoding serine/threonine-protein phosphatase 4 catalytic subunit B, giving the protein MCVTMGDISDLDRQIEQLRRCELIKENEVKALCAKAREILVEESNVQRVDSPVTVCGDIHGQFYDLKELFRVGGDVPETNYLFMGDFVDRGFYSVETFLLLLALKVRYPDRITLIRGNHESRQITQVYGFYDECLRKYGSVTVWRYCTEIFDYLSLSAIIDGKIFCVHGGLSPSIQTLDQIRTIDRKQEVPHDGPMCDLLWSDPEDTTGWGVSPRGAGYLFGSDVVAQFNAANDIHMICRAHQLVMEGYKWHFNETVLTVWSAPNYCYRCGNVAAILELDEHLQREFIIFEAAPQETRGIPSKKPVADYFL